The Chloroflexota bacterium genome window below encodes:
- a CDS encoding amidohydrolase family protein, translating to MVMLPPRNDWLENTIEETIDPDLPICDPHHHLWERPGNIYMLDDLQRDLTSGHNIVSTVFLECSSMYREDGPEHLKPLGETEFTAAVAEEAASRSDVTANVNAAIQSHADLTLGNAVQEVLEAHIELGKGRFRGIRHGTSHDPSPVIPAYRDRGAGVLMTPEFREGFAVLQSMDLAFDAWMYHPQLPELVDLARSFPDTRIILDHIGAPLGIGPYEGRRAEVMEVWKQSIAEVAQNDNVFVKVGGCGMPNYGNDWHERETPIGSVELAEATAPYYLYVIEQFGVERCMFESNFPVDKVSYSYNVMWNSFKRIVADFSDSEKAALFHDTAVKAYRI from the coding sequence AAATACCATCGAAGAGACTATCGACCCGGATTTGCCTATCTGCGATCCGCACCACCACCTGTGGGAGCGGCCGGGCAATATCTATATGCTCGACGACCTGCAGCGCGACCTCACATCGGGACACAACATCGTCAGCACAGTGTTCTTGGAGTGCTCGTCGATGTACCGGGAGGACGGACCGGAGCATCTGAAGCCGCTTGGCGAGACTGAATTCACGGCAGCGGTTGCGGAAGAAGCAGCCTCGCGTTCCGATGTGACGGCGAATGTCAACGCCGCCATACAAAGCCACGCAGATCTGACGCTTGGCAACGCTGTCCAAGAAGTGCTCGAAGCGCATATCGAGCTGGGCAAGGGCAGGTTCCGCGGCATACGGCATGGCACTTCGCACGACCCTAGCCCGGTGATACCCGCATACCGCGACCGCGGCGCAGGCGTGTTGATGACGCCGGAGTTCCGCGAGGGCTTCGCGGTGCTGCAGAGTATGGACCTGGCATTCGACGCGTGGATGTACCATCCGCAGCTGCCCGAACTTGTGGACCTCGCGCGCTCGTTCCCGGATACGCGCATCATCCTTGACCACATCGGCGCACCGCTCGGCATCGGTCCATACGAGGGCAGACGCGCTGAGGTTATGGAAGTTTGGAAGCAAAGCATCGCGGAAGTGGCGCAGAACGATAATGTGTTCGTGAAGGTGGGCGGCTGCGGCATGCCCAACTACGGCAACGACTGGCACGAGCGCGAGACGCCAATCGGCTCGGTCGAGCTGGCGGAAGCCACGGCGCCGTACTACCTATATGTCATCGAGCAGTTCGGCGTGGAACGCTGCATGTTCGAGAGCAACTTCCCGGTGGACAAGGTGTCGTACTCGTACAATGTGATGTGGAACTCGTTCAAGCGCATCGTAGCCGACTTCTCCGACAGCGAAAAAGCCGCGCTTTTCCACGACACGGCTGTGAAGGCGTATCGGATTTAA